One genomic window of Calditrichota bacterium includes the following:
- a CDS encoding SDR family oxidoreductase: MRNRKRFAMIENRIQNKIVVVTGASEGIGLAVARLFAENGARVVLASRDPEKLKIASAEIQGQSTPITCDVSKPEDVIRLKTAVMETFGTIDILINNAGVTRFKPTWETTLEDWQTILNTNLTGTFLVTRAFLPEFMQKKSGHIVNLVSVAGNTAFPNCSAYCSSKFGQLGFTRVLRQELIPYNVRVTAVLPGATDTAIWNDFEETPDRGRMMRPRDVAEVVWSACNADVRATPEEIVLRPTSGDV; encoded by the coding sequence ATGCGTAATCGAAAGAGATTTGCCATGATTGAAAATCGCATTCAAAATAAAATTGTGGTCGTAACCGGAGCCAGCGAAGGCATTGGTTTGGCGGTTGCGAGGCTTTTTGCAGAAAATGGGGCCCGCGTGGTTTTGGCCTCGAGAGATCCTGAGAAGTTAAAGATCGCCTCTGCCGAAATTCAGGGTCAATCCACGCCGATAACCTGTGATGTTTCTAAACCGGAGGATGTGATTCGGCTGAAAACCGCCGTCATGGAAACCTTTGGGACCATTGACATCTTGATTAACAACGCAGGGGTAACCCGTTTTAAACCGACCTGGGAAACGACCCTCGAAGACTGGCAGACCATTTTGAACACCAATCTGACGGGGACATTTCTGGTTACCCGAGCCTTTTTACCCGAATTTATGCAGAAAAAATCCGGTCATATTGTGAACCTGGTTTCGGTCGCCGGAAACACGGCTTTTCCCAATTGTTCCGCCTATTGTTCCTCAAAATTCGGCCAGCTGGGTTTTACCCGCGTTCTTCGGCAGGAGCTGATTCCCTACAACGTTCGGGTGACGGCCGTTCTTCCCGGCGCGACGGACACGGCCATCTGGAATGATTTTGAGGAAACACCCGATCGCGGCCGGATGATGCGTCCCCGGGATGTGGCCGAAGTGGTCTGGTCTGCCTGCAATGCCGATGTGCGGGCAACGCCGGAAGAAATTGTTTTGCGCCCCACCAGCGGAGATGTGTAA
- the folE gene encoding GTP cyclohydrolase I FolE, whose translation MEKLVREFLEKLGEDPHREGLLKTPERVASAFQYLTKGYKQNLKEILNGALFEEKYDEMVIVKDIDYYSLCEHHLLPFFGKAHIAYIPNGKIIGISKIPRIVDMFARRLQVQERMTTQIADALQNVLHPLGVAVVVEGQHLCMMMRGVEKQNSVMTTSAMYGAFRNRTSTREEFLRLINHA comes from the coding sequence ATGGAAAAACTGGTACGGGAATTTCTGGAAAAGCTGGGTGAGGATCCGCATCGGGAAGGGCTCTTGAAAACACCGGAGCGGGTGGCAAGCGCATTTCAATATTTGACGAAGGGCTACAAACAGAATCTGAAAGAAATCTTAAATGGGGCCCTTTTTGAGGAAAAATACGACGAAATGGTGATTGTAAAAGATATTGACTATTACAGCTTGTGTGAACACCACCTGCTGCCGTTTTTCGGGAAGGCTCATATCGCTTACATTCCCAATGGAAAAATTATTGGAATCAGCAAGATTCCGCGGATTGTGGACATGTTTGCGCGGCGGCTTCAGGTCCAGGAGCGGATGACGACCCAAATTGCCGATGCGCTTCAGAATGTGCTGCATCCGTTGGGTGTGGCCGTTGTGGTGGAGGGCCAGCACCTGTGCATGATGATGCGCGGCGTGGAAAAGCAGAATTCCGTTATGACCACCAGTGCCATGTACGGGGCCTTTCGCAACCGTACGTCCACCCGGGAGGAATTTTTGCGATTAATTAATCATGCGTAA
- a CDS encoding 6-carboxytetrahydropterin synthase: MIYVTKRVTFSAAHRLYNPDFSDEKNAEIFGLCNNILGHGHNYDLEVTVRGDVHPETGMVIDLTRLKEILTKEIVEKVDHKHLNYDVPFLKEVIPTAENLAMKFWEILADKIDEGELYEIKLYESRNNFVTYRGE; this comes from the coding sequence GTGATTTATGTGACCAAACGTGTAACATTTAGTGCGGCCCACCGATTGTACAATCCCGATTTTTCGGATGAAAAAAATGCGGAGATTTTTGGTTTGTGTAACAATATTCTGGGGCATGGTCACAATTATGACCTGGAAGTGACGGTGCGGGGGGATGTCCACCCGGAAACAGGAATGGTGATCGATCTGACCCGGCTAAAGGAAATTCTGACAAAAGAAATTGTGGAAAAAGTAGACCACAAGCACTTGAATTATGATGTGCCTTTTTTGAAGGAGGTGATTCCCACAGCCGAAAACCTGGCCATGAAATTTTGGGAGATTCTGGCAGATAAAATAGATGAAGGGGAACTGTACGAGATAAAATTGTACGAGTCGCGAAACAATTTCGTCACCTATCGGGGGGAATAA
- the nadA gene encoding quinolinate synthase NadA, whose translation MPVSTKNVPETYKAINEKAAIQRIKEIKKKWGNRLVILGHHYQRKSIVGISDFVGDSFDLSRRASNLETAEFIVFCGVRFMAESAAVLAKPHQKVIHPDPDAGCPLADFASFSQVDAVWRELGRVIDTENVTPIVYVNSSAGLKAFVGEHRGTTCTSSNAQKAFEWGFEQSEKVFFFPDKNLGKNVSIFLGIPDEEVVVWHPGVPGGGATPEAIRRARVILWEGYCHVHTWFRKFHVDQARKTYPDARLIVHPECDPSIVKQADATGSTKFIVDYVRQAPPGSTIVIGTEINLVTRLADENPDKTVVPLAKSPCPNMWKVSPNDVLYVLENLGEVNVVELSESVVAGARKALQQMMAL comes from the coding sequence ATGCCCGTATCCACAAAAAACGTACCGGAAACCTACAAAGCGATCAACGAAAAGGCAGCCATCCAGAGAATTAAGGAAATCAAAAAGAAATGGGGTAATCGCCTGGTGATTTTGGGTCATCACTACCAGCGGAAATCCATTGTGGGGATTTCCGATTTTGTAGGCGATTCCTTTGATCTTTCTCGCCGGGCATCGAATCTTGAAACGGCCGAATTTATTGTGTTTTGTGGAGTTCGGTTCATGGCCGAGAGTGCCGCCGTGCTGGCAAAACCCCATCAAAAGGTGATTCACCCCGATCCGGATGCGGGGTGCCCCCTGGCGGATTTTGCATCCTTCTCCCAGGTAGATGCAGTCTGGAGAGAATTGGGCCGGGTCATCGATACGGAGAACGTCACCCCCATCGTTTATGTGAATTCCAGTGCCGGGTTGAAGGCCTTTGTCGGAGAACATCGGGGAACCACGTGCACCTCTTCCAATGCGCAAAAGGCGTTTGAATGGGGATTTGAGCAGTCCGAGAAAGTGTTTTTCTTTCCCGATAAAAATTTAGGCAAAAATGTGTCGATATTTTTGGGAATTCCGGATGAGGAAGTGGTGGTGTGGCATCCGGGCGTTCCCGGCGGAGGGGCCACACCAGAGGCTATTCGCCGGGCGCGTGTGATTTTATGGGAAGGGTACTGCCACGTACACACCTGGTTCCGGAAATTTCACGTGGATCAGGCACGGAAAACTTACCCGGATGCCAGGCTGATTGTTCATCCCGAATGTGATCCCTCCATTGTGAAACAGGCCGATGCTACCGGATCCACCAAGTTTATTGTCGATTATGTACGGCAAGCGCCCCCCGGCAGCACTATTGTTATCGGGACGGAAATCAATCTGGTCACACGTCTGGCCGACGAAAATCCGGATAAAACCGTGGTGCCTCTGGCAAAATCACCCTGCCCGAACATGTGGAAAGTCAGCCCTAATGATGTGCTGTATGTTCTGGAGAATTTGGGAGAGGTAAATGTCGTTGAATTGTCGGAATCTGTGGTAGCAGGGGCCCGAAAAGCCCTGCAGCAGATGATGGCTCTGTAA